The DNA segment TGCCATGATGGCGGCATATTCTCGTGTCAGTGACTTCAAGGAAGTGCTGGCTTTGTTTACAGAGATGCAGAACGAGGGAACTGAGCCAAACGAGTCTATACTCGTTACGGTACTTACTGCGTGTGCGCACCTTGGCGCACTCACGCAGGGACTGTGGGTGCATTCCTATGCAAGACGATTCCATCTTGAGTCGAATCCGATTCTGGCCACGGCTTTGGTGGACATGTATTCGAAATGTGGATGTGTGGAATCTGCTTTATCTGTTTTTGATTGCATTGTCGACAAGGACGCTGGCGCGTGGAATGCTATGATTTCAGGCGAGGCATTGAATGGCGATGCAGGGAAATCGTTGCAGTTGTTTCGCCAAATGGCTGCTTCCAGGACCAAGCCGAACGAGACTACGTTTGTGGCTGTCCTCACTGCTTGTACTCATGCAAAGATGGTTCAGCAGGGCCTTTGGTTGTTTGAAGAAATGAGTAGCGTGTATGGAGTTGTGCCACGAATGGAGCATTATGCATGTGTTATTGACCTTTTGTCGAGAGCTGGGATGGTGGAGGAGGCTGAGAAATTTATGGAGGAGAAGATGGGTGGACTCACAGCTGGTGATGCTAACGTGTGGGGTGCTCTTCTGAATGCGTGTAGAATACATAAGAATATTCATGTTGGGAATAGGGTGTGGAAAAAGCTGGTTGATATGGGGGTCACTGACTGTGGTACTCATGTTCTTACTTACAATATATATAGAGAAGCTGGGTGGGATGTGGAGGCAAACAAAGTTAGGAGTAGGATTGAAGAAGTAGGGATGAAAAAGAAGCCCGGATGCAGCATAATAGAGGTGGATAATGAAGTTGAAGAGTTTCTTGCAGGCGATCATTCTCATCCACAAGCACAGGAAATGTGCAAATTGCTCGATTCCATTCTCAAGATGGGGACTTTAGAGCACTTCTGATgggtataaattattttttactgctAAATTGTTTTCTTACATGCTTTGGCATAATTATAGTTAGgcttatatacattttttgtcCATGTAATTTAGTGCTTTTTTCATTTCcattcttgcaaaaaaaaacaaataatccttgcaaaatgtgtttttgttttttttgtccttaaagTGTTTTAAATTGCGCTTTGAACAGTAAAAATGCTATTTAAAATGCTTTAAGgacgaaaaataaaacaaaaaatatgattttgggactaaaacgaaaaatataattttttaaggacaaaaataaataaaaaaacactaaattgcagggatgaaaaaaatattttagcctTATTGTTATGCACAAGAACCTGGAAATGGATTCAGTGACTTTCCCTTGTCCATTAGATCAATTTGACAACTAAGATTTTGCCACTtgtttttgaagtttttttttttaaaaaaaaaagcattggtATTTTAAAATTGCCTTGATTTTCTGGGTTGTTTCTGCAATAGAAAATTTCTGATGGTTTGGTAATCGTCAGAAATTTCTAGTGGTTTTACATCTCTAAAAAAGTTTCTTTTGCAACAGGCGGCGAAGTCTGAATGGTTAGATTGATCTAATGGCTTAAAATGAGGGAAAGTCATTGCGACAGCGTGATTGTCCCTCCCTTAAAGTCACTTAATCTGTGTGTTTGCAAGAACCtatggaaacaaaaaagaaaatcaaatataaagtgTTGCTACTTTAGTGGTGAATTTATGAGGGCAGTAGCTCCACaaggagttaaaaaaaaaaaaaaaggaatgaaaGAATACACAGGATATGCTGCAGCTAACATGgcattgcaaaaagaatttgGAGAATATTTTACACTGGCTTATTTCAGCTCCATCCCAATAAGCATGTTGCCCATGTGATGTGTAATTATATGTCATATATGCTATAAATCTCATACAGAGTACAACAGTTGCATCAATGACTTGTCATCCAGTATAGTTTAATAATTCATGTGAACCAGCTGATAGATTTTGATACTCGTGATCCTGATATAAATTTCATTTAGAACATCAAGTCAAAGGTCTGTTTTCCCTTGTGTTTACTCATATATCATGTTTGATCTCATAACAGCAACCTTGGGCATCAACtgaagaaatgaatttttcacCTCAGTTGTTAGATGATGGAAGAGCAGCAATGAGCATAATAGGCATTCCAAACTCGTGTCAAGAACACTGATTTGCGTGAAAATTTTCTGCTGATAATAAACCATTGATAAGGCGTCCAAGCCTTTCAGCTCCAGGGCCAGGCCTTAGGTCAGTGATATTTCTTATGCCAGAATACTTATTAGTGATGCTTGAATTTGCTTGACTGAACCACCTGCCAGGAACATAACCAACTGCATTTTGTCCCAAGAGTTCAGTATCAATCTTATCCAAGACTGGTTCGTTCCTGCCAAATTTCCTAGCAAAAGGAGCATTGCTGTCCACCATTTTCTGGTAGTCATCAACTGTAAGAAAATGCGGGTGTTGTTTTGGAGGGTTGTCCCATGATATGAAGTGGAGGTCGTGATTAACGGTAGTGTTTCGAAACTCGTCAGCATTGCAGATGACTGTGTGAAAATACCCTTCCGGGGAAGACAGAAAGTTGGCATAATACATCAAGACTATTCTAGGTAAGTTGTCCCACCCCCATATACAGTATTCAATAAATGGGCGAGAGAGCATCATCCAGGCAGAACCTAAGCAAAATCAagaatcaatatttaataacCCTCATAACATGAAGCAGGGAGGTACCAATTTCaagttattttctttcattttaagtCAAAGTCATATAGTTTTGCTGTTATGGACAGTTATTGGTCTCATATTCCATAAACTGTGATATCAGGTTTTTTTTTCTGGCATAAACTGTGATATCATGCAACTAGTTAGTTGTAAATATGCCTTCATGTATATAAAAATGAGTGAAGTGAAACTGAGAAATTAAACGAGTTTGAGCATATACAATTAAAGCTAATTAAGAAATATGACTAAAAGGAATTTATGAGGATTGAATACACAGTTCATAAGGGAAGCTTACCAAAGGCTGTAGTCAGATTGCCAACCAGCAATGGAAACATATTATATACTGAATTTACAATGCTATCAATGTCTTCTCTTTAATACTTTTCATTATTAGTGTTGTTGGACTTTGTTCAAGAAATCTCCTTTACTCTGAGTTTTTGTAATTGTCTTTAATCTATTCAAGGGTTAGAATTCTTGTATAGTATCTAATTAAAAACTCTCGAATTTGAAAGAGCTAAAAATTTGAACAGGTGGGAAGAAAGCAAAATAGTTTTTCTCACCTGTAAACAATTTATAAGCTGTGGGTACATTTCTTTTCTCCGATACCCAAAATACATCAGATTTATTCACGCTATAAAGGCCTGGATCAATTATAACTGGCTTGGCCCTGTGATACCTATTTAAATGAGTGAAGAATCACTTGTAAAGAAGTGGTACATTGATCTTTACACAATCGTATGTtattaaaatgcataaaatcaTATGCAATGAACAGAATGGAGAAAAGAATTGGCAACTTACTCCTTCCAACCAATATCACTGGTGTGTTCAATGAAATTCAGGTGTCTGGGAATAGAAGAAAGCGTATGCAGCAGATCTGTTGTGCAAAAGAAATGTAGCAAATTGCAAAAGTTACTCAATGGTAATGAAAACGGGGAACCATAGTTCgtggctgttttttttttttttttgaactttcaTCAATTAGCAAAATTAATTTGCAAACCCTTAAATTCTTCACATAGTGTACATTTCTTGACGAATATTACTTAGCATTCTGTAATGCACAATATAAAATGGTTATGCTTCCGatcagtgaaaaaaaaaagaaaccaattaaaatttattcacagtataattttttttacagttattttctttacaaattattatatattttaaaattttagttaacttttagaataattaatttaaaaaaggaaaccaattaaaatttattcacaGTATAAAATGGGtataatttttgttaacttttagaataattaatttaaaaaacatccCAGAGCATAGCAATTAAACGAAAAAAAACAATACTAAACTTTCAGAAttacaagtatttttatttgaaaaaatatatatctattcaatcacaaattattagtacaaaaaaaaaatcacaaatgatTATACATTATAAACTTATTGACTATGATGAAAACTACTCTAAAATCCGTTAGCCGATTGATTTCTGATTAGTCCatatctctaattttttttttccaccaaTGTCCATACCTCTATTAAACTTTATTCAGCCGTGTTTTCCAATCCCGAAATCTACCCATTCCCTCCAAAATCCCTatttcatgcacagagaaaaagGAAGGGAGAGTCTGCcgacaaaaataactattttgacAACCAAGCAAACAAGATATTGAAACTCATGAAAAAATGAGATAATAGAACTGCGAAAACACGGATTGGTCACAAACTaaactaattttgtttttctttcttaaaaaaaatatatatttagcaGTAGCAAAATTAACCATGAGAAGATAGATAGTAATGATTAACAATGTTATTAAGGacttaaaaaagaaagttaAGGAAACATCATTAACCACCCGCTTACGCACGTAAATCCACTCACTCATCAAAACACAAACTTAACAAGAGAGGTACCTACCATCTTGGGTTACCAAAGGATAATCAGAAGCACTCAAATTAATGAACCAATCCCAATCCTGAGCTTCGTTCAACAAAATGGCCGCAGCCTGAAGGGTATTAGTCACCATAGTGGGGCCTCTATAAGTTACCAAGTTAGCCTTAACCACCGTTCTAACATTCCCGAACTTCTCAAAGAGAGGCTCGTTCCTAACGAAATTGGCGAGGTCCAACCTCTCCTTGGAAGAGGCCTCGAGGTCCAAGTGCACTGCGTAGTGGTTTAAAGGATGGTACAAAGCCTTCAGCGTCCTTTTGAGACTTTCACCGTCTCCCATTGAGCCCGAGATTAAATACGCGATTCTCGGAACCAAGTGGGTCGATGTGGGACTTATCTTCAGCTTGGACTCGACGAAACGGGGCACCACTTCCTTTGGGACTGGGGCTCGGTGATGGTGGTGCCACCGCTGGGAGGGTGAGTTGGAGGAAACGATGACGGAGAGGAGGATGAGGAAGGTGGATATGAGGAGGGAGAGGATTAGTGGGAGGAACCACTTTTTCTTGGTCTTGTTCTGGTGGCGTTGGTGGTGTTTGCTGGGCTCCATCATGTGTGAAAGAGGAATAACAGAGAGTGGTGTTTTTGGgagtgaaaagagagaaaaaaagaagaaaaagaagcttGGTGCAACGGCGCAAGGATCTCTATTTATAACACTCACCCGGACGACACAAGGATCTCTGTCTATGTTGGCGTGAAACGCGCAGTGGGGGTGTGTGGGGGCGAATCAAGATTGGAGAAACATGCCACTTTAAATTCTTAGTGGGTGTTGCTGTCACTATGATTATGATGCGAGTGAGTGAGTGGccgataataataaataaaaagttttccCTCTTTTTAAAAGTAacgataaataataaaatctcattttaacttttgaaaaatttataataaatgacgttacttttttaaaaatataaactaattcagtcatttttaagaattaaatttaatgacCATTTATTACTATCCCCCAACAAGTAAAATAAACTCTTTTGAATTAAATACTTACACGAATCAAACCTTAATATCATTattgtacaaaaaaaaacttaaataaaaaaatttattattgataatAATCTGATTCAATTACGAATAATTTAGTGATGGATATATATTTCCATTAAATGAAATGTGTTAAATACTTGTAATAActattaattatattcaattCAAGTAAGAAAAATTTATATGGATAATTATTGTGTTCTTTAAAAATACACTTATCATTTAAGATTTAAGAATAAAGacgataattttatcttttaacaaTTCATATGACTACATGAATATgatattttctctaaaaaacaATTATGTGTTCTGACCAAATTCTAGAATCGTGACATATAATGGTATATGTGATTGAATGAGATCTCGAACTTCATAAGTTAACTTAGGGATGGATGTGTCTTTGACAGAAGGAAGAcctaaaaaaaatgactttGACATTCAAGTAAGAATGTGTGTTAGGTGAATAAAGCAAGTAATGCTTTAAAGTAGCTCGTGTGAGCGAGATAGAGAGAGACTTTGTTGTCTTGTGCTAAGTGTGTGAGCAAGTCATGTAAAGGGGTTCGGTGGAATATGTATTTATATTAGTTGAGCAAGAGTGTTAGTCCTTATTTGTAGGAGCAGTTGTAGTCTTATAAATAATTCCCGGCTTATACATAATAGTTGGGAGCTTAGAGATAATGTTAGAAATAAACATTTGAATTATAGATAAAGGTAGAAGATAATTGTACATTGTAAATAATGTGACGTTATAGataatacatttaaatatatatatatttgaatattagttAGGTTAGAGATAATGTGTTTGACGGGGAATCCAACTGATAAGGGTCATGCATTCGCACTCCTGTAATAGGACTGACTTAAGTGCCAAGAATGTCACGTAAATTTTGTAGGTCCTTAATAGTACAATATGATATTTGAACTTTTttgaagattaaaataatattttatttaattatcaaagttaattatacttttaaattttattattttcattaatatataagaATACTAGTGGTCACATCATCTAATTCATTAGCATAGGGatggaatattaaaaaaatagggcaataattataaatatcgaAAATTTTAAttcgttttaaaaaattaaagaattaaaataaaacattagcaaaagtaagaaaataaattgatgaTTAAATATAACTATTATTAAAAATGCATTTATTAAGAAAGATAGATTCCgtgtttttgttaaattttaatgaaacataaatttatttggTTATATTACTTCGAGTTGTAATGAAAATAtctattgataaaaaattataaaaagataattaatattctaatattaaaaatgcattTATTAAGAAAGATAGATTCCgtgtttttgttaaattttaatgaaatataaatttatttggttATATTACTTAGAGTTGTAATGAAAATAtctattgataaaaaattgtaaaaagatAATTGATAttctaatattataaaatcaagtactttaaatatttcaaagtaataattatttaaaataaataaaattatagaacAGCATTTTTCTTGTAATGCTTTGTTagttcttaaattaaatttaaatattcgtgtaatttgatttatattattatactacctttataaatatatttataagatttcaataattaaatatccatattataaatacaatatttctttttcatttaacattaaaaatctactatatttataagaaaaatattttattatatgggATATTCCTTCCTCATATTCATTCTCAATTAAATacaatcaatttcatttttatttgttttattcttctttACTAAATGCAAtcaattcaaatattcattttaattattttataattcttttttttaatgaatattctTCTTCATTAAATGTAAACAATTTGAACATTcgtttgaattgtttttttttcttctctattaaaatcaaaattatgcaTACTAATTATTGAATTGtctaaaaaataactcaattaaaaaaatatgatttgtatGATTAATATAGTATTAGTTTTTACGGGTCATTGTAATACAAGcctactttttaatttaaaaaatatgatttgtatgattaattgtctaaaaaataactcaattaacaaaattattcttGTATGATTTGTCTAAAATATGATTTGTCTAATGATACAAGcctactttttaatttaaactaattaatagtATTAGTTTTTACGGgtctttttttatgattaaatcattcaaaactaaaactataagtattttttttcttaaatacaaattttgttCCTTTATTTTACTCAATCCATGCTTTTGATTCCtatgttttaaaattgagacatttgatctttttttttaaaattcacaataTTGGCCTCTCTATTTTAAAGTACAAACATTTGATCCTCATATTTAAGAAAATCTACAATTTTGGTTCCTCTATTTTACAAAatccataattttttgtttaatatttaattttttctatgtatttgtttcttttatttcttactttGTAATCAACTAATTCATTTCTTGATGTaccttaaataaaaagaaataaagcatggacaaaattgaaaatttgatcaaaattacaaaaattttaaaataggaaaattaaatgtctctattttgagataaaaagactaaagttgtaaattttttaaaataggaggattaaatttctctattttaaaataaaggggTTGAAATTACCGATTGAACAAAAAAGGagactaaaattacatttaagctttcttttttattcctattaatggataatactaatatataatttaatagatagttaacaaaattatgatcggtaagatttttataatttgaacatttcaaactaataataataataataataataataataatgataataataataataatagaatttatgttcatggtttatatttattatcattactttatattttattatttaataatttatagtatTTATGTATTATAATGATATTcatgataataaattattatattatattaaatattgttattaattattaatgtaacaAACAGCAAtggataaatataaattaggctaaaataataaatggtccttaacttattttttgatTCTGAATTGGTTCCCTaacttttaaaagttataaaatgatCCCCTTAGTTATTTAACTCATGATAAATTAgtcatttcaaataattttttattgttgcacatgattttgaacattttttattaattcaagaTGTGAAATTTGTCttattatattcatttatatgaaaaactataaaaaatcaACTAATGTTTAGAcaaaaaagagacaaacaaggtaaaaaaatgcataaaaatgaGTCTCGTGATcaataaaaaacctaaaaatctaatgtcaatgtttttattactattaatgaGACTCATTTTTCATGTGATTTTCACTAAGtcttttttgtttcaaacattagtttatttttataatttttatgtaggTGAATCTAATGATATAAATTTAATGTCTTGAATCCACTAAAATAAGATctaaaatcatgttaaaaaaatataaaatgattaatttttttttaaaaaaattaacttgtcaatgaattaaataaataagaatgcCATTTcagaatttttaaaacttaaggtCCCATTAAGGGTTGTTGCTAGTTTTCtggttatgtttttaaaatacattttaaaaacaaaacatgttCGGATGAAATAAAGTTGGGTTTGTTTTTTTACCTATTTTGAAAACACTTTTCCtatcattttgaaaataataaaaattggttTCCCAAGTTTTGGTTTTAGTTTCATAACTTTAACTTCTTTGTCATCTCTCTTCACGCTcacccaccaccaccaccacctaccCATAGAGTGGTGGCTACTTGTACGATCTCTCTACCCCTCATGTTGCTCTCCGGATCCCTCTCATATTGGTTATTGTCGCTCGCTTGTTGCCTCTTCCCTCGTTCTCTCTGTCTCTCCTTTACCAGGCCTGGTCTCTCTCCCCCTATGAAGCACCGACACCGACACAGACACCGGACACGACACTGATATGAACACGTAAGCACTTAtaatgtccaaaatatagaACGTAATACGAGTGTCGTGTCGGTGTCGGACACTGACACGGACGCGTGTTGGACACCGGACACGGCAAAGGGGGAGAGTCTCCCCCTTACGTTgctcttcctttctctttttcccTCGTACGTGTGTCTGGATCTTAAGGTGAcatgaaaaattatatgaagAAAGGATTATAGTTGAATCTAATTCATAATAGAGGAATTGTGCTACTGTAGAGGCATGCTGATGGTAGCCTATTGCGGTGGAGCTGAGAGGATGAGAGAAAATCAATAATTTGGAATTAGTTTTGggaaatttcttttttctattttgcaaCAAGGTTATGAagttaaagttaaaaattaacaaatcaactttgatttgataaaatattaaaactaaaaacagaCAACTACCCCAAGGGGGCGTAAGGGACAAATTTAAACCCAAAAAATAAGGTAAGAGagcattaatatattttaacctataaattatcaattaatatattattggcGTTTTTGCACATTACCTCTGGTgcaaattattaattagtactattaccttaaatataaattatttcacaatatttatattgacaaatattatatttcttttatatatatatatatatatatatatatatatatatatatatatatatatattaatacaaTTACCTTAAatactttgaaaatatttattattattgatttaggtttatattaattttttaaaaatataaccaaTCAATTATCACATATATTAGTCATAGATTTTTGtattaaaagtatattattattcaaaaaattgCATATATGATAACTATTACATATATTAgtcgtaaaattatttacaattttacaactttaatttatgtattctaactaatacattattatttaaaaaaataaataaatattgatttgaataaatttaaaatttattagttatattattaatttttaaatcatataaaaaataaattaaactacatcatacttataatatatccaaatgattctattaatttttatcactaTTTCTAATAATTTGATCTTACTGTTTATAATATTTTcgtaaatatgataaatttaaaacatttaattaattaatttgatttaaatatctattttaaaataaggtcTTGCCACATGGACAAATGTCAATTTTTTGACAAATATTAGTCATTAACAAAATCATTAGATAGTTCAtaccaataatataattaaaaaaatgaactaaataatttttttttataaaaaaagtcaaaaggaagcatgtAAGACATCATCAGATAACActcccaaaaataataataatttttttggagcATGTGTGCATataaagatatatttaaatatttattgatatatctattaacatatatttattaaaatttaaactaaataattaataatatataaaaatttaaaataatatcaaagatgtattcttataaattataaaatataaatttaatacatATGATAGGCACATGACACTAAACTAGTAGACTTGTAATTAGCagcgaaaagaaaaagaaaaagaaaaaaaataaaaataaaaagatttgtaATTGACTTCCAAGTTGACACCTGATAGTGGTCATTGGTCaattgtgaatgtatgaatacatgattctgatgatgccaaagaagaatcaaacaagattgcttcaaaggataaacattgcttcaagattaatacaaggttgcttcaacaaacaaagtcttgttttcaagattaactcaagatcacgtcttgcctcaaaacaaagtgtttccaagataTTCAAgactctggtaatcaattaacaAGCAGTGTAATTAATTACTAGAAGATAAGTTTGAAAAATAACTGTtaaaaaagattttgaatttgaattttgaacctgtaatcgattaccagatgtttgtaatcgattaccagcaacagagctcttgaaattcaaattcaaaagtcatgaccttcaaaatataactgtgtaatcaattaccaaaaacCTATAATAAATTACCGGTGAAAAAATtctgaaaaaactttttgaaaagacacatctcttcaaaccattttgaaaaggcacgaagggcctatatatatgtgtctgatttcaaaaaacaagagagatattccaagagaacttcattgtcaaatgctctctcaataaCTTTTGGataaacacttgcaaatctattgagagttcatccaggaacttcaaattttattatccactctaaaaaagagaaatctttctgttcttcttagaaagtcaattgtaatcaagaaattggttgtctcttgaattgtgagtttcctgaacacaagggaaagagattccttgggtgttcaaaagttataaaaaagattttacaaagatagtggaaaatctcaagtgggtttcttgaggactagacgtaggcacgagaagtggttgaaccagtataaatcaagtttgcatttcttttgGGTGGAAGGTTATCAATTTTCACTTGGGTGGAAGGTTGTGATAGGCATGACCCTTTTGTATTGAATGTAAATGTAAATTAGGGAGTTGCTATTGGCCCCTAGAACTTTTGTTGTTGGCCCCTACACTAGGGTGAAAAGACGATTATACCCTCAGTTCAAAATTCTTCAcccctccttcttcttccttccctcTACCTATGCCTATTTCCTTTCCTGGCACCCCCACCTccctcttcttccttttctttttcctttaaccTCCGCGCCCTTCACCCTTCAcaactgtgacaccctctaccctcacaaataacgaataaaagaaaataaaatcatgcagattttatttttttttataaaaaacacattgactttaaattgatttcaaaagataaagggttcacattcacttaatGAAAACATAGTAGAGATTGTTCGAATAAAAACAAAGTTATCctggctcaaaacaaggccgtCCATGCTGAATGaatcaaaaaaactaaaacagaaaacataacaaaattatatcatttacGGAAAATATAACATGCGAAGTAAAAtcctatgccccaatgtcacacttATCAGAGCATGTATCTATCACATACTAAGTCTCTCCAGCTCTATCATGGAACTCATTATATGATGACTCACCTGAAACAAAATGgcaatcagcccaaacacaaacacacaccaggagtgagttatcacattcgtatataataaaacattagagcatgtggaacatataatacttaaagctgaatttatataaataacatcacTTCAAAAATCACACACATTATTCACACCCATTTGAGTTCACAAACTCCaaataataacatcaaatcacaattgttaactcaatgaaagtcaaacacaagcgttatgcgaTAAATACactagactcaagcctatatgcaatatggtaccatttttcagtgaaaaaccttgtcaggtgcctaggagtacatgacaagacatgcctcacaatgggtaagtcaagtcactctcactaagtgaaatcatagggagaccagttagagtcacgctgttttgcgagcatgctccaaccatgtgggatcggcacagacttaaaggagcactcaaatcggataaccccaaggcctacactccgaaaaatctgtcagggcctctccctcctgattcaggtccaacccaaaaaaaacatttgaacacACATACTCTACCTATGAATTATGTAATGCACACaattactcaattgttttcaaaatctcaattatatatatatatatatatatatatatatatatatatatatatatatatatattttagctCAGTGCGCCtcaagtgattaaactcgtcgggttcccacagtggatctcatcacaactcatcgcgcattaactcgtcgtccTTAGAGGATCTTACAGGTGTATGATTACATAGTTCATGGCTCACAACTCAAAATATACAACATCTCAACAACCATGTAATTCACAATCCATTAGGTACCAAATAattatcacttacacacaatctcaatcacaatttcataataaaatgatttattgCATCCCATGCATCCTACACATATCAT comes from the Glycine soja cultivar W05 chromosome 6, ASM419377v2, whole genome shotgun sequence genome and includes:
- the LOC114416748 gene encoding beta-glucuronosyltransferase GlcAT14B-like translates to MMEPSKHHQRHQNKTKKKWFLPLILSLLISTFLILLSVIVSSNSPSQRWHHHHRAPVPKEVVPRFVESKLKISPTSTHLVPRIAYLISGSMGDGESLKRTLKALYHPLNHYAVHLDLEASSKERLDLANFVRNEPLFEKFGNVRTVVKANLVTYRGPTMVTNTLQAAAILLNEAQDWDWFINLSASDYPLVTQDDLLHTLSSIPRHLNFIEHTSDIGWKEYHRAKPVIIDPGLYSVNKSDVFWVSEKRNVPTAYKLFTGSAWMMLSRPFIEYCIWGWDNLPRIVLMYYANFLSSPEGYFHTVICNADEFRNTTVNHDLHFISWDNPPKQHPHFLTVDDYQKMVDSNAPFARKFGRNEPVLDKIDTELLGQNAVGYVPGRWFSQANSSITNKYSGIRNITDLRPGPGAERLGRLINGLLSAENFHANQCS
- the LOC114416747 gene encoding pentatricopeptide repeat-containing protein At5g66520-like gives rise to the protein MIVKKGFLTTVAQKCNTLTQLKQLHAHILRCRINDTPYALAPLLSVLATSNDASFFSYARSIFRHLTNRNTFMHNTMIRGYLQCRSPLHAVSCYLSMLQNGVAVNNYTFPPLIKACIALLPSSPSNIVGRLVHGHVVKFGLRNDPYVVSAFIEFYSVSREVDTARVLFDETSYKDVVLGTAMVDGYGKMGNVKSAREVFDKMPERNAVSWSAMMAAYSRVSDFKEVLALFTEMQNEGTEPNESILVTVLTACAHLGALTQGLWVHSYARRFHLESNPILATALVDMYSKCGCVESALSVFDCIVDKDAGAWNAMISGEALNGDAGKSLQLFRQMAASRTKPNETTFVAVLTACTHAKMVQQGLWLFEEMSSVYGVVPRMEHYACVIDLLSRAGMVEEAEKFMEEKMGGLTAGDANVWGALLNACRIHKNIHVGNRVWKKLVDMGVTDCGTHVLTYNIYREAGWDVEANKVRSRIEEVGMKKKPGCSIIEVDNEVEEFLAGDHSHPQAQEMCKLLDSILKMGTLEHF